DNA sequence from the Nitrososphaerota archaeon genome:
TACTAGTAGGTTGAATAGCTTGTCCTCATTTTTCCAGTCAATTAGGTCGTCTCGGATTTGATATGCAATTCCTATGTTTCGTCCATATTCCGATAGTGCAACGATCTGGTCCTCGTTTCCACCACCGATAATTGCACCGAGCCTTGAAGATACCTCAAATGCTGTTGCGGTTTTGTATTCTATAACCTTGAGATAGTCATCAAATGTAAGATCTTGGCTTGTCTCCAGCATCGTCTCTAACACTTCACCTTCACTCATGAGCATTGCAGTATTTGCCAGGTCTTTTGTGATTCTTGGGTTGTTTAGTCGAGATGAAATATTCAGGATTAATCCCAAGACAAAATCACCAGTAAGGATGCTGGTGTTGTATCCGTATTTGATATGGAACGGATCCTTATGCCTTCGCGAGGTTTCATTATCGATAATATCGTCATGAATTACTGATTCTGTATGTAAAAATTCCACTGCACAACCTGCCGCAAATGCATGCTCATCAGCTTTACCAACAGATTCGGCAGCTAGCAATAATATCAGTGGCCTGATTCTTTTTCCACCCTCTATTGCGTACATGAGGGGTTGCATGAACTCTGATTTTGAATAAAGTGATAATTCGGATTCAAGGGCGCTGTCTATTTTTTGGATATACTCTTTGTATGTGTCAAGTAATGGATTGATTTTCAGATTTTTTCGATCCAAAAAACTACACTCGACCGATCTCTTCGTTTACAATATTAATAGTTGTAGGTGCTCCCGCCGGGATTTGGACCCGGGATCTCCGCCTTGAAAGGGCGACATGCTTGACCGGACTACACCACAGGAGCCCGTTTGCATCGCAAACTTGAACGCATAAAATCTTTTGGACAGTAAAGATTTTTTTATTGGCAAAAACACCACAATACCATGTCACTTACAAAAAAAATAGATCAGCTAATCGAGCAGAAGAGCTTACTCAAGCACCCGTTTTATCAAATGTGGTCAGACGGCAAATTATCTAAAGAAATGCTTGCAGGTTATTCTAAAGAATACTTCCAAATGGTAAAGGCAGTTCCGTCTTTTGTTGGCATGATTGTGCCATACACGCCAGAATCAATGGTATCAGAAATCAAAGAAAACCAATATGAAGAATCAGAACATATTGCTCCTTGGGCTCATTTTGCAGTATCTCTGGGCGTGCAAAACATAGAGTCCTATATAGGACTTGAAAAGACAACTACGGCTGTATCTGAGCTATCAAGTTTAATAACTTCACTAGAATCAGGCGCAGCTGCTATGTATGCGTTTGAAAAGGAAATTCCAAAAATAAGCCACACAAAGCTAGAGGGCTTGGCAAAATTCTACAATATCACTTCAGATTCAGCAACAGAATATTTCAGATTGCATGAGGAAGCAGATATTAGACATGCAGCAACATGGGAGAAAATACTGGATACTATTCCAGAAGAAAAACATGTCGAAATTTTGACAATTGCAGAAAAGTCACTTGATGCACAAAACCATCTTCTGGACAGCTGCTACGAAAATTACTGCACATCTCTATAACTTTTATACACAGCACAAACCTGTTTTGTTCAGGGGCCCATAACTCAGCTTGGTAGAGTAACCGGCTCATAACCGGTGAGCCAAGGGATCGAAGCCCTTTGGGCCCACTTATTTTATCAATTCCATTGGATACGCTGCATTAAGAGCTACGTTGGTAGAGATTCTGCCCAACATCTCTCCTTTACCGTTTCCTTTCCACTTGTTCCCGTTACGATGTAGTCAATTTTGTTCATACTGGCAAATGAAATCTATGATTCCCAATTTTGTTAGATTCTAGGAAACTACATGTTAGATGAATCTGAAACTTGGTGGTTTGGACTTCGAATAATTTGAAGATTCTTCGAAGTACTACTTTTCGACTGACTGAAATATCTTTTACCTGCTTTGCGTGATACTGTTCAATCCTGCGTTAGTCTTCGTTTGTATGGATATGACATTGATTGGGACACCATTTTTTTTTGCTAAATCCAATGCATGGCAAAATGCTCGAATCGCATGCTTTGAGTATTAAATGGCACCATGATGTGGCGACTAGGTTATTTGCCATACTACAATGCTCCAAGTCATTGCACACAATCTGGGTGTAATCCATCTATCATGGTGCCAATACGGCACTAAAATTAACGAGTTTGTATACATCGAAAAATCACACGCGGGGGGACAATCAATAAAAGAAGTCCCAATAGAATAGAACTTGGCCGCAATGAAGAATCAGAGTTATATCTGAAAAATGATGTGAAGGCATTTGACTGAGCTGCCAATTCATTTGAGTATAAATACGGCTGTTTTGCAAAAAGGCTGAAGATGCCGCAAACAAAACCAATAGTATCAATCGAAAACGTAGTCGCCTCTGCCACAATAGAGCAAAGGCTGGATCTGACAGAAATCACGAAAAAATTCCCAGACACGGAATGGAACCCAGAACAGTTCCCTGGATTAGTATTTAGAATCAAAAGCCCAAAGACTGCTACTCTGATTTTCTCATCAGGCAAGATGGTCTGCACCGGAGGAAAATCAGAAGAGATGGCAGTCAAAGCTGTAAACTCTGTTGTAGCCCAGCTAAAAAAGGGTGGAATCAAAATAAAAAATAATGCAGTAGTAACCGTACAAAATATAGTAGCATCTGGAAATCTTGGCGGAAAAATTCACCTAGAGCAAGCAGCTAGGATATTGCCGCGAAGTATGTACGAGCCAGAGCAATTTCCTGGATTAATCCATAGGATGCTTGACCCAAAAACAGTGGTACTCTTATTTGCATCAGGAAAATTGGTATGTACCGGAGCAAAAAAGGAATCCGATGTTTACCGCTCGGTAAATAATCTACACAACACCCTAGAAGACAAAAAGCTAATGATATACGACTAGGACCGGACCTGACTTTTTACCTTGTCCAAAACAGAATCATCGATTAGCTTTTGCTCGTGCAAAATTTTGGCAACCTGTATTACATCAAAGATTTGATGTAAAGTGACTCCTTCCTGCAACAAATTCTTCTCAGCTCCCTCTAATCTGTTTACTATAACATAGGCATCTGTAATTTTGGCACCTGCCTTTTTGAGCTCCTTGATTCCATTTATGATAGAACCACCGGTTGTTGCAACATCATCTATCAGAAGGATTCTGTCACCAGACTTAACAATGCCTTCTACTAGCTGGCCAGTTCCATAGTCCTTTGCCTGTGATCTTACATACACTAGAGGCTTTACCAGCTCGTATGCCAAGGACGACGCAATGACTAGACCGCCCGTAGGCACGGACGCAACAGAATCAATACCATCAAAGCCGATTTGCTCTGATATCAGGCGCTGCAAGTGCTTAATCATGCGCCTGAACTGGTGCGGATAGCTAGGAACTAGTCTCAAATCTACATAGTAGGAGCTTTTCTTGCCACTTGCCAGGGTATAGTCGCCAAACTTGATTATGCCGTTTTGGTGCAAAAACGTTGCAAACTCTTTTACAAACTCCATACCAAAATTTACTAAACTGGATTTATTTTGCTTTGTTTTGTGGGGGTATTATGCCTGAAATTTGGTTAAACTATGGAGCCACCGATGTTGTCCTTGATATAAAGGCAGAAAACCTGGACCAAAAAATCGAGCTCGACTCTCCAGTATTGGATGACTCACAAATATCTGAAAGACTGGATGGACTAGACATAACAAAACCAATTACACTAGTTGTACTAAATTACACCCAGGCAATCCAAAAAACATTATCTATAATATTTGAGAAATGTACGCAAAAATCAGCCCCTAGACCTAAAGTGTTTGCAGACAAGCAATTCATGAATATAGTTAGATCAAGCCTCCCTCCGGAAAGTCAGGTTTTGGCGTTTGAAGGAATTGAAAATGTTGACTCCAATCTGGTCTTTGTAGGAGAAATGGAGTTTGACGGCCTGTTCGGCTTTGACACTATATCTACAAAACTATTGCGAAAATTTGGCAAGGACCAGATGCTGTCCGCATATGAGAAAAGACAAGGCAACCTCCCTAATCCAGGAAAAGAAACACAACCAATGGAAGTAGCCAAGTCCTTTGCAGGTACATTTGATATTTCTGCAATAGAAATTGTATCACACAACAAGGGAATTGCAGATCTTGCAATAGGCCATCCTTCCAATACGGGTACAATATCAAAAACAATGGCAACATTTGCAAAATCCATAGAAAAGCACCGAACCCTGCTAATCAGCACAGGCAAGGACGCAAGCAACGACACGCTTGGTAGGTCCATAGGCTCGCTTTGGAACTGTTATACCACAATACGTGACGAAGGCCTAGCTATTCTGCTTGGCGAGTGCAGGGCAGGAATAGGCTCTGAGGCAATACGACAGTACATTGAAGGTAGGATGAGTATAGAGAGGCTGCAAAAGCCGGCAAAATATGTAGACGGGATGGAGGATTTACTATACATATCAGAGATTCAAAAAAAGATCCAAATAGGAATTGTATCTGTTTTACCAGAATTTTACATCAAAAAACTAAACATGAAATTGTTTGACGGCGTCAAGGAAACTCTGGAATACGTCCTAAAACACCAAGGCGCAAGACAAAAGGTATCAATTGTGCCGGATGGTGCAAGAATCCTTCTAGGGCCAAATTGAGAACGGCAAAGGAGCACACAATACAGCTAATGCTATTACCATGATATAGAGTAGCCTTCTGTTCTTGGATAATGGCGAGACGTCATCTAGCGGTCTCACACTCATGTTTCTCATGCTAAATATCAAAATGAATATTGCCATCATCTCATATCGAAGCAAAAACAAAACACCAACACTTGCATAGGTGGCAATTCTGTGGATTTTTTGGCCAAACATTGCGTGTGCCATGTGACCCCCGTCAAGCTGCCATGCTGGTAATAAATTCAAAAATGTGATCAAAAACCCAATCCATGCCGCAAACATCACAGGCGACATTAGCACCTCAACGTCGGATCCTGCTTTTCCAAACACACCGAGCGCTATCTGCATGAAAATGCTGTCGTCAAGCTTACGTAAGCCGTCAACTCCATCAGAAATGCTGGGTTCCAAAATCGGCGAAGTATAAGCACCGTAGAACGACACCAACACAGCAACAACTAGGCCCGCGATGGGACCTGCAATTGCAATATCAAAAATGATGTTGCGATTAACCATCAAGCCACGGGATTGGATTACTGCACCAAATGTCGGAACTAGGCCAAACACGGGAATTCCAGGAATAAAGTACGGCCAAGTCGTGCGTATTCTGTGCCATCTTGCCGCAACTAAGTGCCCTGCCTCGTGTACGCCAAGTATACCAATAAGCGATATCGTGTATAATACAGCAAAATCAAGCGGGTCTCCGATGTAAGTCAGGCTGTTTGCACCTATAGTCTTGTAGTAGCCATCAATCATGGCAAATACTACCACGACACAAAACAGAATTCTCTGTAGCCAGGCGCGCGAAAGGAATTTTTTCTTTTTCGATTCTGGTGGAAGTCTGTTTGCCTGGATTACTATGCTGGTAGAGTGTTTTTGCACAAAACATACAATTCCTATTTTTTCCAGTCTTTGCGCGAGGCCGACAAATTTTTCCGAGTCGTAATCTGATATCTCAAACTCCATTTTCTCAAGTGTTACAGATACTGCCTGAATGGAAAACACGGACGATACAATGGCAATTACGTCTTCTTGCGTAGGCTCGCTCATCATACGTCAAAGCATAATCTGGGCATTAATTGATTTGTATAATTCTGCTTTAACGTTAAATATCGATTATTCCAGAATATTACATTGCAGATAATCAACCACCAGACTGGAGATTACATAATCCGACACTGCGAGCTGGGCGACCTAATCCCTGTAATGGAGATAAATCTCAAGACTCTGCCAGAGCATTATTCAGATTATTTCTATGAGAGTCTCCTAGCAGAACTACCGGAAGCATTCCTAGTTGCAGAACACCAAGGCAAGCTAGTAGGATACATCATGTGTAAGACAGAATATGGATTTTCAAATTTCAAAAAGCTTGGCTTTGTCAAAAAGGGACACGTGGTCTCTGTTGCAGTATTAGAAGAGTACAGAAAGCAGGGGCTGGGCAAGGCAATCATAGAAGAATGCATCCAGGGTATCAAGTCAAAGAGATGCGACGAACTGTATTTGGAGGTCAGGTGTAGCAACGGCGATGCAGTCCGATTGTACGAAAAAATAGGATTTGTCATAAAGCAGAGACTTAAGGCATACTATAGGGATGGTGAGGATGCCTTTTTGATGGCCATCGAATTTACATATTAGATTCATATACTTACAATCAAGTATTCAGCTAAATGAATAGACGTAAGATGACTGGAATTTTGATCTTTTGTTCCTGCATAGGGGGGTTTTTTGTCTATGCGTATTTGCTGATGCTCTCCGAGTGGAGTCCAATAGTATTACAATTATCGGTACTGATGATTGCAGGCGGAATCCTTGGTGTGATATCCTGGATTGGCTACATGATGGCAACTACAAAGTCGTCGCCGTCTTCTATTCTACCTGACGATAAATAATTATTTTGTAATTTTGACATCCACTACTGTTTGGTAGTATCGAGGACCTACTGCCCGCACCATTCTTCCCCCAATTGTTTCTGCCTTTACCGGCGTTACTTGCAAAAAGTGTTTCTTTGATAGTTCGGCAGAGTTTTGACGCCTGTCGGCATGCTGATGTGAATAATAATGAATTATTCCGCCCGACTTTGTGGCAAGAACAGCAGAGTCTAAAAATTCATCGGATCTTTCGGGAAGCAACATCAGGGTTCTGTCTCCCTTGTCGCAGAGCTGTTCCCTTACAACTTGGGCTGCATCTCCATTTATGGATATTATTTTACCCTTGAGCTTTTTGTTCAGCTTGACGCTTTCCTCGCATAATCTGGAAGCATGCGGATTTAGGTCGATATTGTACACTGTGCAGTTTTTTGCCTTAGCGGCAACTATGGAGAACATACCGACTCCGCCAAACATGTTGATTAGGACCTCCCCGTCTTGGACTAGATCAGCTATTCTCTTTCTTTCAGTGGATAGTCTTGGCGAGAAAAACGCCTTTTCCACATCCACTTTGAATCTACAACCATGTTCGCGGTATTCAGTCTCGGTTTTATCTTCACCTGCAATTACCTCTAGCTTTCTTGTCCTAAAGTCGCCTGAGACATCGGAACTCTGGTAAAAAACCGAGCGTGCAGGATGCACCGATTCCAACAATGTCTGGCCGATTATCTTTTTCTTTGATAATAGGGAATCAGGAATCCTGACTATGATGATGTCGCCTATCTGATCAAATGCGGAATACAGATCGGATGCCTCTGTTGGATTTAGCACACCTTCCAGTGCTTTTTTTAGCATTCGAGTCAATGCTTATAGTAAAACTGGCCCGAGTCTTTTTGTTGCTTGTCCAACCTGCTTCCTGACTTGTTTACTCGTGGCCGTAGGGTCTGCTCGTCCCGCCTAAATGTAATGTCTAAGGAATTGAGGAATCTATTCATTGCATCTGCTTTACTCATTGCCGTTGTGCCATGGCCAGATTTTCCGGACTCTCCCTCAAAGATTACCATAGTATCGGAAATCAAGTCCATTAGCTGAATGTCGTGGTCTATTATGATGGCTGATTTTGCAAAAGATCTTACGAATCTCTGGATGAATTTGGCAATTGCAATTCTATCTTCTACATCCAAAAACGCCGATGGCTCATCTAGTGCGTAGACGTCTGCTTTTTTGAGAAGGCATGTGGCAACTGCCACCTTTTGCAGTTCTCCGCCTGATAAATTCTTGATTGACTTGTTGTACAGTTTTTTTATCTTTAGTGGATCGACGATCTGCTCTTCTTCTATGCTTCCAAATATTGGGCCGCCGTTTGCCTTGTCAAGTACTGATAACACCTCGACATCATAGTCGTTTGGAATATACTGTGGCTTGTAAGATATTGTAATCACCTTGTCAACTGTTCCTTCATCTGGCTTTTCGACTCCCGCAATCATCTTCATCATGGTTGTCTTTCCAAGAGCATTTGCGCCCATTATTCCCATGACTTCACCTCTCCTTACTTGGCCTGGCTCGACAGAGACAGAAAATGCAGGATAGTTTCGCTTTAGTGCTGGATATTTGATTAGAACTTCGCCCTTCTCAAAGTCTTCAGCAGACGTGGACACATCAAAGCTGAATTTCTTGTCACGAAACCTGACGTTTTCGTTTGGAAGATATCCGTCCAAAAATACATTGATTCCAACTTTTGTTGATAATATCCCAGACACAATTCCGTATGCAGAAGGTTCGCCATACAAAATTTCAATATAATCGGACAAAAAGTCAAGCAGAGTCAAGTCATGTTCTACCACCATTACTGATTTTCCAATGTTTGCCAAGCTGTGTATTACGCGTGCGACTCCCCTTCTCTGAAATACGTCATTGTACGATGAAGGCTCGTCAAAAAAGTAAAAATCAGATTCCCTTGAGGCAACAGCTGCAACAGAAATTCTTTGCAGCTCTCCACCAGATAATTCCTTTACGTGATGCTCTAGTGAATTTTGCAGGCCAAGCTCCTTTACCAAATACCCTGTGACTCCCCTCTGATCATATTTGTCCAGTAACTCTTTTCCAGTCCCGTCAAAGACCTGGGAAATGTTATAGACTTGTTGTGGTTTTATTGCCGCCCTTATCTCTTGGTTTTTTATTTTCTCAAAGTGCTCCTTTAGCTCAGTTCCTGCAAATCTCTTCAGTATTTGGTCCCATTCAGGTGGGGAATCATAGTTGCCAAGGTTTGGCTTAAGATTGCCGGACAAAATGGAAACAACCGTGCTTTTTCCCATACCGTTTCTTCCCAATAATCCTACAACTTCACCTTTTTTTGGCGTAGGTAATTTGTATAGTCGAAATGAATTCTTCCCATACTGGTGAATCTTATCTGTCCCTAATTCTGTTGCCAGATTTACTATTGTGATTGCCTCAAACGGGCATACTTTGACGCAGATTCCGCACCCATTACAAATGTCCTCGTCTATTTGCGCTTTTTTTATCTCCTCATTTAGTATGATACAGTCAGCGCCTGACTTGTTGACAGGACAGTACTTGATGCACTCTAGGCCACACTTTTTTGGCTGGCATAATTCCTTGTCTAGTACCGCTACTCGATGCGTCATGGTGTATTCTCTGATCTGGTCAATTTATACCTCATTCGGGACTAGTCGTAATCTTAATACAGAACAATCAGACCAAGACATTCAAGCCGGCCACAGCGTTAGGGCGCGACCCAGTCTCTTTCCGAACCTGGAAGTCAAACCTAATGTCGCCACTGTGTTACTAAGGTGCGAGAGCCCTTGGGAAGTAGTGGTGCTGGCATCTTTTAATCAAATTCTTATACTGTGGATTTTTTACCATATCCATGCCAACATGTTCAGTTTGCGGTGCACAACTAGAAAACGACATTAGGTTCATGAATCACATGATGGAAAAGCACAACTTTAGAAATCCGAATGGCGGAACCCCTGACAGAAACTCTAGGGGCTACTAAGATAATCCAGCATTAGTCGCACGCCAAATCCGGTTGCACCTTTTGGATTGTAAGATTTTTCCTTGGCACCCGTTTGCATCCACGCGGTTCCTGCAATGTCAAAATGTACCCAAGGCGTGTTACCTACGGCGTTTGCCAAAAACGCAGCTGCAGTAATTGTTCCGGCAACTCTGCCAGGACCCGTGTTTCTGATATCCGCATAGTCTGATTTTATCATGTCCATGTAATCATCATTGATTGGAAGCTGCCAGACCTGCTCTCCAGTGTTTTGAGACGATTTTGCAATCTTGTCTGCGATTTTTTTGTTGTTGCTGACTAGACCT
Encoded proteins:
- a CDS encoding polyprenyl synthetase family protein — encoded protein: MDRKNLKINPLLDTYKEYIQKIDSALESELSLYSKSEFMQPLMYAIEGGKRIRPLILLLAAESVGKADEHAFAAGCAVEFLHTESVIHDDIIDNETSRRHKDPFHIKYGYNTSILTGDFVLGLILNISSRLNNPRITKDLANTAMLMSEGEVLETMLETSQDLTFDDYLKVIEYKTATAFEVSSRLGAIIGGGNEDQIVALSEYGRNIGIAYQIRDDLIDWKNEDKLFNLLVKRSMDPRDIFNHMEKMLKDYAGKAAASLRIIPDNDAKSHLEYLLRLTTLKL
- a CDS encoding pyrroloquinoline quinone biosynthesis protein PqqC, whose amino-acid sequence is MSLTKKIDQLIEQKSLLKHPFYQMWSDGKLSKEMLAGYSKEYFQMVKAVPSFVGMIVPYTPESMVSEIKENQYEESEHIAPWAHFAVSLGVQNIESYIGLEKTTTAVSELSSLITSLESGAAAMYAFEKEIPKISHTKLEGLAKFYNITSDSATEYFRLHEEADIRHAATWEKILDTIPEEKHVEILTIAEKSLDAQNHLLDSCYENYCTSL
- a CDS encoding TATA box-binding protein, producing the protein MPQTKPIVSIENVVASATIEQRLDLTEITKKFPDTEWNPEQFPGLVFRIKSPKTATLIFSSGKMVCTGGKSEEMAVKAVNSVVAQLKKGGIKIKNNAVVTVQNIVASGNLGGKIHLEQAARILPRSMYEPEQFPGLIHRMLDPKTVVLLFASGKLVCTGAKKESDVYRSVNNLHNTLEDKKLMIYD
- a CDS encoding orotate phosphoribosyltransferase, which produces MEFVKEFATFLHQNGIIKFGDYTLASGKKSSYYVDLRLVPSYPHQFRRMIKHLQRLISEQIGFDGIDSVASVPTGGLVIASSLAYELVKPLVYVRSQAKDYGTGQLVEGIVKSGDRILLIDDVATTGGSIINGIKELKKAGAKITDAYVIVNRLEGAEKNLLQEGVTLHQIFDVIQVAKILHEQKLIDDSVLDKVKSQVRS
- a CDS encoding transcriptional regulator, which gives rise to MPEIWLNYGATDVVLDIKAENLDQKIELDSPVLDDSQISERLDGLDITKPITLVVLNYTQAIQKTLSIIFEKCTQKSAPRPKVFADKQFMNIVRSSLPPESQVLAFEGIENVDSNLVFVGEMEFDGLFGFDTISTKLLRKFGKDQMLSAYEKRQGNLPNPGKETQPMEVAKSFAGTFDISAIEIVSHNKGIADLAIGHPSNTGTISKTMATFAKSIEKHRTLLISTGKDASNDTLGRSIGSLWNCYTTIRDEGLAILLGECRAGIGSEAIRQYIEGRMSIERLQKPAKYVDGMEDLLYISEIQKKIQIGIVSVLPEFYIKKLNMKLFDGVKETLEYVLKHQGARQKVSIVPDGARILLGPN
- a CDS encoding site-2 protease family protein, encoding MSEPTQEDVIAIVSSVFSIQAVSVTLEKMEFEISDYDSEKFVGLAQRLEKIGIVCFVQKHSTSIVIQANRLPPESKKKKFLSRAWLQRILFCVVVVFAMIDGYYKTIGANSLTYIGDPLDFAVLYTISLIGILGVHEAGHLVAARWHRIRTTWPYFIPGIPVFGLVPTFGAVIQSRGLMVNRNIIFDIAIAGPIAGLVVAVLVSFYGAYTSPILEPSISDGVDGLRKLDDSIFMQIALGVFGKAGSDVEVLMSPVMFAAWIGFLITFLNLLPAWQLDGGHMAHAMFGQKIHRIATYASVGVLFLLRYEMMAIFILIFSMRNMSVRPLDDVSPLSKNRRLLYIMVIALAVLCAPLPFSIWP
- the rimI gene encoding ribosomal-protein-alanine N-acetyltransferase, which produces MQIINHQTGDYIIRHCELGDLIPVMEINLKTLPEHYSDYFYESLLAELPEAFLVAEHQGKLVGYIMCKTEYGFSNFKKLGFVKKGHVVSVAVLEEYRKQGLGKAIIEECIQGIKSKRCDELYLEVRCSNGDAVRLYEKIGFVIKQRLKAYYRDGEDAFLMAIEFTY
- a CDS encoding transcriptional regulator, giving the protein MNRRKMTGILIFCSCIGGFFVYAYLLMLSEWSPIVLQLSVLMIAGGILGVISWIGYMMATTKSSPSSILPDDK
- a CDS encoding class I SAM-dependent methyltransferase family protein — translated: MLKKALEGVLNPTEASDLYSAFDQIGDIIIVRIPDSLLSKKKIIGQTLLESVHPARSVFYQSSDVSGDFRTRKLEVIAGEDKTETEYREHGCRFKVDVEKAFFSPRLSTERKRIADLVQDGEVLINMFGGVGMFSIVAAKAKNCTVYNIDLNPHASRLCEESVKLNKKLKGKIISINGDAAQVVREQLCDKGDRTLMLLPERSDEFLDSAVLATKSGGIIHYYSHQHADRRQNSAELSKKHFLQVTPVKAETIGGRMVRAVGPRYYQTVVDVKITK
- a CDS encoding ribosome biogenesis/translation initiation ATPase RLI, translated to MTHRVAVLDKELCQPKKCGLECIKYCPVNKSGADCIILNEEIKKAQIDEDICNGCGICVKVCPFEAITIVNLATELGTDKIHQYGKNSFRLYKLPTPKKGEVVGLLGRNGMGKSTVVSILSGNLKPNLGNYDSPPEWDQILKRFAGTELKEHFEKIKNQEIRAAIKPQQVYNISQVFDGTGKELLDKYDQRGVTGYLVKELGLQNSLEHHVKELSGGELQRISVAAVASRESDFYFFDEPSSYNDVFQRRGVARVIHSLANIGKSVMVVEHDLTLLDFLSDYIEILYGEPSAYGIVSGILSTKVGINVFLDGYLPNENVRFRDKKFSFDVSTSAEDFEKGEVLIKYPALKRNYPAFSVSVEPGQVRRGEVMGIMGANALGKTTMMKMIAGVEKPDEGTVDKVITISYKPQYIPNDYDVEVLSVLDKANGGPIFGSIEEEQIVDPLKIKKLYNKSIKNLSGGELQKVAVATCLLKKADVYALDEPSAFLDVEDRIAIAKFIQRFVRSFAKSAIIIDHDIQLMDLISDTMVIFEGESGKSGHGTTAMSKADAMNRFLNSLDITFRRDEQTLRPRVNKSGSRLDKQQKDSGQFYYKH